The genomic interval TATTTCTCCTGTAATGTCCTTGAGTGGGAGGGTTATGATCCATACCGTGGGCGCTGGATTTCCGTTCCTAAGATGCCTCCTACAGAGAGCTTCATGTGCTCTGATAAGGAGTCCCTGGCGGTGGGCACTGAGCTCCTTGTTTTCGGAAAAGAGGTGAATTCCCATATTGTACTACGATACAGTTTTTTGACTAACTCCTGGTCTCCTGGTGTGGTTATGAACTCACCTAGGTGCTTGTTTGGATCTGCTAGCCTCGGAGAGAAAGCTGTAATAGCTGGGGGAACCAATGCTAAGGGTGATATCTTGAGCTCTGCAGAGCTTTACAATTCTCGCACGCATACCTGGGAGACCTTACCTAGTATGAACCAAGCGAGAAAGATGTGCTCGGGGGTTTTCATGGATGGCAACTTTTATGTCATTGGCGGCATGGCTAATAACACAAAGATTCTTACATGTGGAGAAGAGTATGATTTCAAGAGAGGTTCTTGGAGGCTAATCCCTAACATGTCTGCCGGACTCAATGGAGCCAGAGGTGCACCTCCACTTGTAGCTGTGGTGAATAATGAACTTTATGCAGCTCATTATGCCGATAAGGATTTGAGGAAGTACGACAAAGTAAATAATAAATGGATAGTTTTGGGAAGATTGCCTGAAAGCTCATTCTCAATGAATGGATGGGGGCTTGCGTTTCGAGCCTGTGGAGAATGGCTAATAGTGATCGGTGGGACAAAAGGTTCTCATGGAGGAGGGATGATTGAACTGAATTCATGGATTCCAAATGGAGGACCACCGGAATGGCAATTGATTGCCAGCAAGCATTCAGGCAGCTTCGTTTATAATTGTGCTGTGATGGGCTGCTGAGTGATCTGAATTCCATGGAAGATCTGGCCATCTCTATGAGCCATGTGTAAAGCCATGTTCATGGGAGAAAAGTACTGATTCTGTTCGAATGGTAATAACTGGATTTTCTGAAACTCTATACAGCTGAAGGTTCAATAGATCATCTCTCTTGCTTGTATAACACCTGATTTTCTTGTGTACTTCGTCACCTGATAATTTATTTCAGATTTGGGACTCACATCAACCATTGGTCAGATATGCCATCATGCTAGATAAAATATGGTTAATAAGTTGAAAAATCTTTGGAATAATTAAAGTCTTGATATTGCTTTAATATGGATGGGAGGTGTTGTTGGGCAAAAGACGGCGGCAAGATGAGCTTTCTTTTTATTTTGACACTGATTCTAATTAGaattcattgatggattttataattttctatgtAGTTATCTGCCATCATATTAGCTCAAGCTATTTTGTTTTGCTTAAACTGGAATTCTATTTGACATTGTTTGATCTTTGAAGTTTTTCAAAGGTTTGAATAATTGTAAACTGATTTTCCCTCTTGAATAAGTTCATTGAATTTGGGATGCTTTAAGATTACTTTCTGTTCTGGTGTCTATTCTATTCACACTTTCATTACTTGTAGTAGTTTAGGAAAATTCCTCCTAATTCTCCTAAACCTGTTTCAAATAATAAATACTGTTTTGGTAATCTTTAGCTGCCATTAGTCTGATGATCGATCTTAGCAACATAGTTATCGAAATATTGCAATAGGTAAATTCTGATGAAAAAGCCAGTCTTGATTCTCATATTCTTTCCCGTTTTGCTCTCTCAAGTCTCACTGATTCTTATTTAAGCTTTATTTACACTGGCATTTGCAACTTGTTACTGAGAATTAGCTTATTCAAAGTTTTAGAGTACATGCAACTCCTTCTAGagtattttcagaaaaaaaaaagaagaaattgaCCTTCTATACTGAATATCATACAATAACACTGTACACTTTCAGTTAACAATTCAATGTTTTCTTTTTGTCAATTACTAAAGACTGAACTCTTTCGCATGTTACTGGTAACTGGTGGATGCTTTTGACGATTTTTTGTCTGCCAAAGAAACTGAAAGAGCATAAGACAAACAATGAGCCAACTAAATTTTGATTCTGGCTAGGCTAAATAATAATGGAGAAACAGATAGCGTAGATTGGTCCGTGTGATGCAtgctataataataatataatctaTGGTTCTGCAGCTTCATTGCATCACACAAACCCAGAAAGCGGAGGATTGGTTCGCAGAGACCAGTTCACACCGTCGCGAAGTACAGCATAGCAGCAGAGTACCTAACTACATTGACTCGTGACTCCTGTACCTTCCGTTCAACCATGAGTTTTCTGCTACAAAAGTACATGAGTGAGAGCAGAGCAAAGCAGTTGAGGTATTCATGtaaagaaaagagaagttgcAGTGTTTCTTTAGGACATGCAGTACACTGGCACTGCAGAACaaccttttattttatatttaattatatatatatatatatagtttgatGAAAATATGACCCTGTCATAAATTGCCATTCATTATTTCTGGGTGTTAGTATTGTAGGATCGTACATGGCTTGGTTAGAAGCGATTGAATAGGTAAATTAGGATTATAATTGTTTTTGCACATCATAAAGAGAATACGGGTATGACAAATATGACCATAATAGCCAAAAAAAGTGTGCCTATGCATAAAATAATGCTAATACAATAATTTCCTTTTCCACTAATAAAGTACAGAAACCAGCCTGGAGATCTGGCTAGTGTCAGTAAACTTCAACAAACATGGATCATGGCCAACTAAAACAGAAAGATCTCCAGAACTTCAGTAGCATCATCAACTAATGTTCAATACTATACATGAATGCTTTCTTCACGTATTACTTAACTAAAGCCACAATCAAATTATTGTTACACTAGTGTCTAATCAATCAATCTTATCCCTGGAAGGTTTGGATGATCGTGTTGTGCCATGGGTCCGAAAGGTGCTGCAGAAGGTTCTCAAATGGCCCTTTGCCCGTCACATTATGTTGGATATATAATAAAACCCAAGAAGGCCAACATTGCCAGTCTCCCTGCAGAACAACGCCAACGCATAACTTAGCTTAATTAAACATGTGTGCCTTAATTATGAACATGAATAATCTCATTAATTAGTTTAAGGGTGATTTAATTAATTGCCGTTTACGAGTTCCTTCTCCTTGGACTCGAGCGCGGGAGCAAAGTTAAGGGGGTCCGGAGTAGCCGACTTCATTTGGCGGCAAGCTGTAGTTTTTGAAGATCGGATCTTGGTTGATGCTGCCGGGGTTCTTGATCTCCTGCCACCTTCTGATCTCCTCGTAGTGGAAGAGAATGAACTCGATGACGAAGAGCGTGGAGTAGGAGACGAAGTACTCGGCCTTGCCGGCGTCGTACCACGGCGGCGCATTTATGATGCTGATCTTGGGCAAGACCTCCGGAAGCAGCATCCCGTCCACGCCGAGCATGGCCCAGCGCCCGTTGACGAACTCCGCCTACACGAACCACCTGAGGTTCTCCGGGTCCTCCGCCAGTCCAAGGGGGTCGAACCCATTCTCACCTGGCAAACTGTGAATTTACTTTTAGAGTTTTAGTCCATTAATTAATCAATCGCCGAGCAAGAGATCGATGACGCAAACTAGCTAGTAATTACATGTCAGAGGATATATAAATCTCACCTTCCGCAGAGCTAGATAGCCCGGGGAGGTAAGGCCAGGGATCCATTCACCCTTCTTGGCTTGATGGCTTCCACCTTGAAGGTGGAAGATGGCGAGCATTTGGCGGTGAATATAATACTCTCTGCGGTGGTAGTTTTCTGGGGGATCCCCCTGTCAAGAATCTCGATCTGGAGCTGAATGGCCGGAGAGCGGCCGCAGATGCTTGCATTGCAGCTGTGGCCATTCTGGACGGAAGAGTTAATCCGGTGGAGCACCGGCGACGAGTTTTCTGGAGGGGAGATGTTTTAGCGGCGGCGATGGTGGCTCCTGCATGCGTTGTAGTCAACGGCGAAGGCATTGTGTGGTCAGAAAGCAGGATTGTACTCTGGCCGCTGGTTCTGTTAGATTTTTTAGTCATGGATGGCTGAGATAAGCTGGCGG from Zingiber officinale cultivar Zhangliang chromosome 6B, Zo_v1.1, whole genome shotgun sequence carries:
- the LOC121988924 gene encoding F-box/kelch-repeat protein SKIP11-like, which produces MEYHFLESSDKKKRHLDEDLQVQEPEERDLEDKVKRNKSPQHPSTPEIKDMDLSLRKLDSQARYGEYSFDSSINRLGRELIISCFLHLSRSEYGAVASVNRMFHSLIHSGELYQLRCKMGIVEHWVYFSCNVLEWEGYDPYRGRWISVPKMPPTESFMCSDKESLAVGTELLVFGKEVNSHIVLRYSFLTNSWSPGVVMNSPRCLFGSASLGEKAVIAGGTNAKGDILSSAELYNSRTHTWETLPSMNQARKMCSGVFMDGNFYVIGGMANNTKILTCGEEYDFKRGSWRLIPNMSAGLNGARGAPPLVAVVNNELYAAHYADKDLRKYDKVNNKWIVLGRLPESSFSMNGWGLAFRACGEWLIVIGGTKGSHGGGMIELNSWIPNGGPPEWQLIASKHSGSFVYNCAVMGC